From a single Rodentibacter sp. JRC1 genomic region:
- a CDS encoding rod shape-determining protein, whose translation MLFKKVRGLFSNDLSIDLGTANTLIYVKGQGIVLDEPSVVAIRQDRMGAYKSIAAVGKEAKQMLGRTPKSIVAIRPMKDGVIADFSVTEKMLQYFIKQVHSGNFMRPSPRVLVCVPAGATQVERRAIKESALGAGAREVYLIEEPMAAAIGANLPVSTAIGSMVIDIGGGTTEVAVISLNGIVYSSSVRIGGDRFDEAIISYVRRTFGSVIGEPTAERIKHEIGTAYIQEGDEILEMEVHGHNLAEGAPRSFKLTSRDVLEALQQPLNGIVAAVRTALEECQPEHAADIFERGMVLTGGGALLRNIDILLTKECGVPAIVAEEPLTCVARGGGEAIEMIDMHGGDIFSDEI comes from the coding sequence ATGTTATTTAAAAAAGTACGTGGTTTATTTTCAAACGATCTTTCAATTGATTTAGGTACGGCGAATACGCTGATTTATGTGAAAGGTCAGGGCATCGTGTTAGATGAGCCTTCAGTCGTTGCGATTCGTCAAGATCGTATGGGCGCATATAAAAGTATTGCTGCAGTCGGTAAAGAAGCAAAACAAATGTTGGGACGTACACCGAAAAGCATTGTGGCGATTAGACCGATGAAAGACGGAGTGATCGCAGATTTTTCCGTTACCGAAAAAATGTTGCAATATTTCATCAAACAGGTTCACAGCGGTAATTTTATGCGTCCGAGCCCACGCGTGTTAGTTTGCGTGCCGGCAGGCGCAACCCAAGTAGAACGCCGTGCGATTAAAGAATCTGCATTAGGTGCAGGGGCTCGTGAAGTCTATTTAATTGAAGAACCGATGGCAGCAGCAATCGGTGCAAATTTACCGGTTTCCACGGCGATTGGTTCGATGGTAATCGATATTGGTGGTGGTACGACCGAAGTTGCCGTTATTTCTTTAAACGGTATTGTTTATTCTTCTTCTGTTCGTATCGGTGGCGACCGTTTTGATGAAGCGATTATTTCTTATGTTCGCCGTACATTCGGTTCTGTCATTGGAGAGCCGACCGCAGAACGAATCAAACACGAAATCGGAACGGCTTATATTCAAGAGGGTGACGAGATTTTGGAAATGGAAGTGCATGGCCATAATCTTGCGGAAGGTGCGCCACGCTCATTCAAATTAACTTCTCGTGATGTTTTGGAAGCGCTTCAACAACCTTTAAACGGTATTGTTGCGGCGGTTCGTACCGCATTGGAAGAATGTCAACCGGAACACGCCGCAGATATTTTCGAGCGTGGTATGGTGCTCACCGGTGGTGGTGCTTTATTGCGTAATATTGATATTTTGTTGACCAAAGAATGCGGCGTACCGGCAATTGTTGCAGAAGAACCGCTCACTTGTGTGGCACGTGGCGGTGGTGAGGCGATCGAAATGATTGATATGCACGGCGGCGATATCTTTAGCGACGAAATCTAA
- the mreC gene encoding rod shape-determining protein MreC: MKPIFGKAPPLGIRLILTVIASVSLILADEQNSMNKARSIMETAVGGLYYLANSPRTVLDGVSENLVDTNKLQIENKVLREQLREKNADLLLLDQLKVENQRLRLLLNSPLRTDEYKKIAEVLTAETDIYRQQIIINQGEKDGAYVGQSVIDEKGVIGQIIWVGANTSRVLLLTDVRHSIPVQVLRNDVRVIASGTGHTDELTLDNVPRSVDIEKGDLLVTSGLGGRFIEGYPVAVVQSVSRDGSNYFATVKAKPLASLERLRYVLLLWPSNIDISKVKSISPEEVRELVQKRLESQANEANNAVRKTKITIDEQKLATENSRESAEPEIPTEVPQEEPISSEQLEHREED; encoded by the coding sequence ATGAAACCGATTTTTGGAAAAGCTCCTCCTTTAGGCATTCGTTTAATACTTACCGTGATTGCCTCCGTCTCACTAATTCTTGCTGATGAGCAAAATTCGATGAATAAAGCGCGCAGCATAATGGAAACCGCTGTCGGAGGGTTGTATTATTTGGCGAATAGTCCGCGTACCGTGTTAGACGGAGTGTCGGAGAATCTTGTCGATACCAACAAATTGCAAATTGAAAACAAAGTACTGCGTGAGCAATTACGTGAAAAAAATGCCGATTTATTATTATTAGATCAACTTAAGGTCGAAAATCAGCGTTTACGCTTATTATTAAATTCACCGTTGCGGACGGATGAATACAAAAAAATTGCCGAAGTTCTAACAGCCGAAACAGATATTTATCGCCAACAAATTATTATCAATCAAGGTGAAAAAGATGGTGCCTATGTAGGGCAATCGGTGATTGATGAAAAAGGTGTGATTGGGCAAATTATTTGGGTGGGCGCAAATACCAGTCGCGTATTATTATTGACTGATGTAAGGCATTCAATTCCGGTGCAAGTGCTACGTAATGACGTGCGCGTGATTGCGAGTGGAACCGGACATACCGATGAACTTACACTTGATAATGTGCCTCGTTCGGTGGATATTGAAAAAGGGGATTTATTGGTCACTTCCGGCTTAGGCGGGCGTTTTATTGAAGGTTATCCGGTAGCAGTGGTTCAAAGCGTATCACGAGACGGCTCAAATTATTTTGCAACAGTCAAAGCCAAACCTTTAGCTTCCTTAGAAAGATTACGTTATGTCCTTCTCCTTTGGCCGAGTAATATTGATATCTCAAAAGTGAAATCAATATCGCCGGAAGAAGTTCGGGAATTAGTGCAAAAACGCTTAGAAAGTCAAGCCAATGAAGCGAATAATGCAGTGCGTAAAACTAAAATTACAATAGATGAACAAAAATTGGCAACCGAAAATAGCCGGGAAAGCGCAGAGCCTGAAATACCAACAGAAGTGCCGCAGGAAGAACCGATTTCATCAGAACAATTAGAACATCGGGAGGAGGATTGA
- the mreD gene encoding rod shape-determining protein MreD has protein sequence MQMRLILQWATIFLFFIVALVLELAPWPLGFQAFKPSWLILVLLYWVLAIPNKVNIGFAFLLGVIWGLVLGSTLGIHALVLSIAFYFIAKNYLVLRNLSIWFQSLLVIIFVFVIRLAIFLVEFFLHSAVFNWQEIFGAVASGILWPWVFLLMRKIRRKVKLH, from the coding sequence ATGCAAATGCGCTTAATTTTACAATGGGCAACGATCTTCTTGTTTTTTATTGTTGCGCTTGTCTTGGAACTTGCGCCTTGGCCGCTGGGCTTTCAGGCGTTTAAACCTTCGTGGTTGATCTTGGTTTTACTCTATTGGGTATTGGCAATCCCAAATAAAGTGAATATCGGTTTCGCATTTTTACTTGGCGTGATTTGGGGATTGGTATTAGGGTCAACCCTTGGCATTCATGCGTTAGTGTTATCGATTGCGTTTTATTTCATCGCAAAAAATTACTTAGTGCTGCGTAACCTTTCTATATGGTTTCAAAGTTTATTAGTGATTATTTTTGTTTTTGTTATTCGCTTGGCTATTTTCCTTGTAGAATTTTTCCTACATAGTGCCGTGTTTAATTGGCAGGAAATTTTTGGTGCTGTTGCTTCCGGTATATTATGGCCGTGGGTATTTTTACTTATGCGTAAAATACGTCGTAAAGTCAAATTACATTAA
- a CDS encoding mannose/fructose/sorbose PTS transporter subunit IIA, whose amino-acid sequence MIQVIVAAHGKLAAELVNSSEMVFGEVEGLHGVTFVPGEGQDTLVEKYEAIIAQCSPSDAVLFLVDLFGGSPYNAAARVAAKRPQDDIVTGVSLPMLLEVLDAKDDAKSAEDLAATAKEVGVMAVKSYRKPDETASFSQPEETKTEKVEETQDEEEDNTQYDPNGRMNVNLLRIDDRLIHGQVATSWAKVIKCEAIFAISDEVANDELRKELLLQIAPPHLKAYVISVDKAIKVYNNPKYASRNILMLVTKPEDVVRLIEGGLRIDSINVGGMTHKEGNKQLSDAVTVNPSNVEAFKKLLDMGVKLSLQKVAANKPVELTREKLDSIKF is encoded by the coding sequence ATGATTCAAGTAATCGTTGCCGCTCACGGCAAACTTGCCGCAGAGCTGGTGAATTCTTCTGAAATGGTGTTCGGCGAAGTGGAAGGACTCCACGGCGTAACATTCGTTCCGGGAGAAGGGCAAGACACCTTGGTGGAAAAATATGAAGCGATTATCGCGCAATGTTCTCCATCAGATGCGGTGTTATTTTTAGTCGATTTATTCGGCGGTAGCCCATACAATGCCGCTGCCCGTGTGGCGGCGAAACGCCCACAAGACGACATAGTGACCGGTGTAAGTTTACCGATGCTGTTGGAAGTGTTAGATGCCAAGGATGATGCAAAATCCGCAGAGGATCTGGCTGCAACCGCTAAAGAAGTGGGCGTGATGGCGGTGAAAAGCTACCGTAAACCTGATGAAACCGCTTCTTTCAGCCAACCTGAAGAAACGAAAACCGAAAAGGTAGAAGAAACACAAGATGAGGAAGAAGATAACACTCAATATGATCCGAATGGTCGTATGAATGTGAACTTACTACGCATTGATGACCGTTTAATTCATGGTCAAGTCGCAACCTCTTGGGCAAAAGTGATAAAATGTGAAGCCATTTTTGCCATTAGCGATGAGGTGGCAAATGATGAACTTCGTAAGGAATTATTGCTTCAAATCGCCCCTCCACACTTGAAGGCTTATGTCATTTCCGTGGATAAAGCCATTAAGGTATATAACAATCCGAAATACGCCAGCCGTAATATTTTGATGTTAGTCACGAAACCTGAAGATGTCGTGCGTTTAATCGAAGGCGGATTACGCATTGATTCCATTAATGTGGGAGGAATGACACATAAAGAAGGCAATAAACAACTTTCCGATGCGGTTACGGTAAATCCTTCCAATGTGGAAGCCTTCAAAAAATTACTCGATATGGGTGTGAAACTCTCACTTCAAAAAGTGGCGGCAAATAAGCCCGTTGAACTTACCCGTGAAAAATTAGATTCAATTAAATTTTAG
- a CDS encoding ABC transporter ATP-binding protein/permease produces MDYGQEAMTSLFWILKTLAITAIVFSFGIFLLVRFTHWGKQFWMFAGGYLSPKRSIKPLLFFLLIVALTLVSVRISLVHSEWYKNMYTSLQEFNETVFWQQMGLFCVIAASAVSTSLVSYYIEQRFVIGWITWLNDELANKWMTNRAYYKTQYLSANLDNPDQRIQQDVQSYVNTTLSLSTGVIDAVTSMISYSILLWGLAGPMMVLGVEIPHMMVFLVFGYVIFTTLIAFWLGRPLINLNFANERLNANYRYSLIRIKEYAESIAFYAGEKVEQNHLYRQFRAVINNMWTIVYRTLKFSGFNLVVTQISVVFPLLIQVGRYFEKQIKLGDLMQTLQVFGQLHSNLSFFRNTYDNFAGYKATLDRLTGFTYAIDMANRESKTDIQPHESDVIFEHLSIKNPFGRTLISDLNLRLPKGSRLLIQGNSGVGKTTLLRTAAGLWSYSLGKVSCPQEQLFLSQKPYLPQGNVLAALAYPKNIEEIDRTLVEETLRKVQLGHLLDRLEQDQDWTRILSLGEQQRLAFARLLLHKPKVAFLDEATASMDEGLEEAMYRLLRKELPAMTIISVGHRSTLKTFHQLQLHISSNGAWQLIEISE; encoded by the coding sequence ATGGATTACGGGCAAGAGGCGATGACCTCTCTCTTTTGGATTTTGAAAACACTTGCGATTACGGCGATAGTGTTTAGTTTTGGGATTTTTTTGCTGGTGCGTTTTACCCATTGGGGAAAACAATTTTGGATGTTTGCCGGCGGCTATCTTTCGCCGAAACGTAGTATTAAACCTTTACTCTTCTTTCTACTGATCGTTGCGTTGACGCTTGTGAGTGTACGCATTAGCTTGGTTCATTCCGAATGGTATAAAAATATGTACACCTCATTGCAGGAATTTAACGAAACGGTTTTCTGGCAACAAATGGGATTATTTTGTGTGATTGCGGCGAGTGCGGTTTCTACCTCGTTAGTGAGTTATTATATTGAACAACGTTTTGTCATCGGTTGGATTACTTGGCTGAATGATGAACTCGCAAATAAATGGATGACAAACCGCGCCTATTACAAAACACAATATCTTTCTGCGAACTTAGATAACCCCGATCAACGAATCCAACAAGATGTGCAATCTTATGTAAATACTACGCTTTCTTTAAGTACGGGGGTGATTGATGCCGTCACCTCAATGATTTCCTACAGTATTCTCCTGTGGGGATTAGCAGGACCAATGATGGTGCTCGGCGTGGAAATTCCACATATGATGGTGTTCTTAGTTTTCGGTTATGTGATTTTTACCACATTGATCGCATTTTGGCTTGGTCGTCCATTGATTAATTTAAACTTTGCCAATGAACGTTTAAACGCTAACTACCGTTATTCCCTTATTCGTATTAAAGAATATGCCGAAAGTATCGCATTTTATGCTGGTGAAAAAGTGGAGCAAAATCACTTATATCGCCAGTTTCGTGCCGTGATAAATAATATGTGGACGATTGTTTATCGAACCTTAAAATTCTCAGGTTTTAATCTTGTGGTAACTCAAATTTCCGTGGTATTTCCGTTGCTGATTCAGGTTGGACGCTATTTTGAGAAACAAATTAAATTGGGTGATTTAATGCAAACATTGCAAGTGTTCGGACAGCTACATTCCAATCTTTCCTTCTTTCGTAATACCTATGATAATTTCGCAGGCTATAAAGCGACACTTGATCGTTTAACCGGCTTCACTTACGCCATTGATATGGCAAACCGTGAATCAAAAACAGATATTCAGCCTCACGAAAGTGATGTGATTTTTGAGCATTTGAGTATTAAAAACCCTTTTGGTCGCACCTTGATTAGTGATCTTAATCTTCGCTTACCAAAAGGCTCTCGTCTATTAATTCAAGGTAATTCCGGTGTAGGGAAAACCACCTTGTTACGCACAGCCGCCGGGCTTTGGTCTTACTCTTTAGGAAAAGTATCTTGCCCGCAAGAACAACTCTTCCTTTCTCAGAAACCTTATTTACCACAAGGTAATGTATTGGCGGCTTTGGCTTATCCGAAAAATATCGAAGAAATTGACCGCACTTTGGTGGAAGAAACCTTGCGCAAAGTACAGCTTGGACATTTGCTGGATCGTCTAGAGCAAGATCAAGATTGGACACGCATTCTTTCTTTGGGGGAACAACAACGGCTGGCATTTGCACGTTTATTGTTACATAAACCGAAGGTTGCATTTTTGGATGAGGCGACGGCGAGTATGGATGAAGGCTTGGAGGAGGCGATGTATCGCTTACTCAGAAAGGAATTGCCGGCAATGACAATAATTAGTGTTGGGCATCGTTCCACATTAAAAACTTTCCATCAGTTGCAGTTGCATATTTCAAGTAACGGAGCATGGCAGTTGATTGAAATCTCCGAATAA
- a CDS encoding PTS mannose/fructose/sorbose transporter subunit IIC, whose amino-acid sequence MSTMELILVVLVAAICGMGSVLDERQTHRPLFACTMIGLVLGDIETGIILGGTLEMIALGWMNVGAAMAPDAALASVISAILVIKGGQSVGTAIAIAVPVAAAGQVLTIFVRTLTIFLQHKADKFAEQANFRGIELCHFAGLSLQALRVAIPALAVGLVAGTDTVTSALNAIPEVITRGLQVAGGFIVVVGYAMVINMMRAGALMPFFFLGFVIASFTNYNLVGLGILGTCLAMLYIQLNPRFNQAAMPVASKRKLADNELEGL is encoded by the coding sequence ATGTCAACAATGGAACTCATTTTAGTCGTCCTCGTTGCGGCAATCTGCGGTATGGGAAGTGTGTTAGATGAACGCCAAACCCACCGTCCGCTTTTCGCTTGTACGATGATCGGTTTGGTATTAGGCGACATTGAAACCGGTATCATTCTCGGCGGTACGTTAGAAATGATCGCACTCGGTTGGATGAATGTGGGTGCGGCAATGGCACCGGATGCGGCACTTGCAAGTGTAATTTCCGCTATTTTGGTTATCAAAGGCGGACAATCCGTAGGAACAGCGATTGCAATCGCCGTACCTGTTGCCGCAGCCGGTCAGGTTCTCACTATTTTTGTGCGTACCTTAACCATTTTCTTGCAACACAAAGCGGATAAATTTGCCGAACAAGCGAATTTCCGTGGTATTGAATTGTGCCACTTTGCCGGTCTTTCTTTGCAAGCATTGCGTGTTGCGATTCCGGCATTGGCGGTAGGCTTAGTCGCAGGTACGGATACGGTAACCAGTGCGTTAAATGCCATTCCTGAAGTCATTACCCGTGGTTTACAAGTTGCCGGTGGGTTTATTGTAGTTGTGGGTTATGCAATGGTGATCAATATGATGCGTGCGGGTGCTTTAATGCCGTTCTTCTTCCTTGGTTTCGTGATTGCCTCTTTCACTAATTACAATTTAGTAGGTTTAGGCATTTTAGGTACTTGTTTGGCAATGCTTTATATCCAATTAAATCCTCGCTTCAACCAAGCGGCAATGCCTGTAGCAAGCAAAAGAAAATTAGCAGATAACGAATTAGAAGGTTTATAA
- the manZ gene encoding PTS mannose transporter subunit IID, translating into MSEQKVTLTKSDILSTYFRSTFLLGSFNFERMQSMGFCVSMIPTIKRLYSKKEDQAAALKRHLEFFNTHPWVGSAITGVTAAMEQEHANGAKDVDDAAISGVKVGLMGPLAGVGDPIFWGTLRPVLAALGAGIALTGSLLGPLLFFILINVIRALTRWYGFKYGYEKGTEIVSDMSGGRLQKITQGASILGLFVMGSLVSKWTTINVPLELIRYKNQVGEEVIVTLQGVLNNLLPGLLALLLTFFCMYLLRKKVNAMVIIFGLFGVGILGYWAGVLA; encoded by the coding sequence ATGTCAGAACAAAAAGTTACCCTTACAAAAAGCGATATTTTAAGCACTTACTTCCGTTCAACGTTCCTTTTGGGTTCATTCAACTTTGAACGTATGCAATCAATGGGATTTTGTGTTTCTATGATCCCAACCATCAAACGCCTGTATAGTAAAAAAGAAGATCAAGCGGCGGCATTAAAACGTCATCTTGAATTCTTCAATACACACCCTTGGGTCGGTTCTGCCATTACGGGCGTAACCGCCGCCATGGAACAAGAACATGCAAACGGTGCAAAAGATGTTGATGATGCCGCAATCAGCGGTGTGAAAGTCGGTCTTATGGGACCGCTTGCCGGTGTAGGAGATCCAATTTTTTGGGGAACACTACGTCCGGTTTTAGCAGCCCTTGGTGCGGGTATCGCATTAACCGGTAGTCTTTTAGGTCCTTTGTTGTTTTTTATTTTAATCAACGTGATTCGTGCATTAACCCGTTGGTACGGTTTCAAATACGGTTATGAAAAAGGTACTGAAATTGTCTCTGATATGAGCGGGGGACGTTTACAAAAAATTACGCAGGGAGCCTCAATTCTCGGTCTCTTTGTCATGGGCTCGCTGGTATCAAAATGGACGACAATCAACGTGCCGTTAGAACTCATCCGTTATAAAAACCAAGTGGGTGAAGAAGTGATTGTAACCTTACAAGGTGTATTAAATAATCTTCTCCCAGGCTTGCTCGCATTATTACTAACTTTCTTCTGTATGTATTTACTGCGTAAAAAAGTCAATGCAATGGTGATTATCTTCGGTTTATTTGGTGTAGGAATCTTAGGCTACTGGGCGGGGGTTCTCGCTTAA
- a CDS encoding tRNA(Met) cytidine acetyltransferase TmcA, whose translation MLTRQCQVLISDILPKNLPPQAIIVGEEGVPFSKAMNLLGREFEHIVFDGRNGIHLEALAIAAGTMKMGGMLCLLLSDWENLAQCPDQDSLRWNGTEAMICTPNFIHHFKQCLKDYSFPILTAQSAVDFPQVFHQAETKKQAAPKTQATKAQQQIIERILQQQSDLYFLTAKRGRGKSALLGLLINQIETPIYLTAPNKSAVNILCDFAERRFTFLAPDELNARLQQDSRFSENAWLLVDEAAMIPLPLLQRFAQHFKYIVFSTTIHSYEGTGRGFLLKFKQKIDRTFQHVELQQPLRWQANDALEGFIEDLLLLNVEDKFKPINYNAQMAIQINEIAQPQLIRSIETFYGLMTLAHYRTSPIDLRRLLDGEKQRFYFAESTHHLLGAVWALEEGGMRNEKLIEQIQQGKRRPKGNLVPQALCFHANLPQACRLSSLRISRIAVQPNWQQRGIGQNLIEFCLKANVDFLSVSFGYTRELACFWQKCGFVLVHLGEHQEASSGCYSAIALRGISEQGQELVQIAHQQFQRNIGLSFHPLAENITNEKMDWLLAEDDWQSLKNFADFHRTLFSTIPAIRRLLKNKGEENFPHILAYLTKKQFPYDKKKSVECFRLEIKRYLKELL comes from the coding sequence ATGCTAACTAGACAATGCCAAGTGCTTATTTCTGACATATTGCCTAAAAATTTACCACCGCAAGCTATTATTGTCGGAGAAGAAGGTGTACCTTTTTCTAAAGCGATGAATTTACTTGGTCGAGAATTTGAACATATTGTATTTGACGGGCGAAACGGCATACATTTAGAAGCTCTTGCCATTGCAGCCGGCACGATGAAAATGGGAGGAATGCTTTGCCTTTTATTATCTGATTGGGAAAATTTAGCGCAATGTCCGGATCAGGATAGCCTTCGTTGGAATGGTACGGAGGCAATGATTTGTACGCCGAATTTTATTCATCATTTTAAACAATGTCTTAAAGATTATTCTTTCCCTATTTTGACGGCACAAAGTGCGGTCGATTTTCCACAAGTTTTTCATCAGGCGGAAACAAAAAAACAGGCGGCCCCAAAGACCCAAGCAACCAAAGCTCAGCAACAAATCATCGAACGGATTTTACAACAACAATCTGATCTTTATTTCCTAACAGCAAAGCGAGGACGAGGAAAATCGGCGTTGCTTGGGCTACTGATCAATCAAATTGAAACGCCGATTTATCTCACCGCCCCCAATAAAAGTGCGGTCAATATTTTGTGTGATTTTGCCGAGCGGCGGTTTACATTTCTTGCTCCGGACGAGCTGAATGCACGTTTACAACAAGATTCTAGGTTCAGCGAAAATGCGTGGCTTTTAGTGGATGAAGCCGCGATGATCCCCTTGCCTCTGTTACAGCGGTTTGCACAACATTTTAAGTATATCGTTTTCAGCACTACCATTCACAGTTATGAGGGAACAGGTCGGGGCTTTTTGTTGAAATTTAAGCAAAAAATCGACCGCACTTTTCAGCATGTTGAATTGCAACAACCTTTGCGTTGGCAAGCAAATGATGCGCTGGAAGGTTTTATTGAAGATCTTTTGTTACTCAACGTAGAAGATAAATTTAAGCCGATCAACTATAACGCACAAATGGCAATTCAAATTAATGAAATTGCCCAACCTCAGCTTATTCGTTCCATTGAAACCTTTTATGGCTTAATGACATTGGCACATTATCGCACCTCGCCTATCGATTTACGCCGCTTACTTGATGGAGAGAAACAGCGTTTTTATTTTGCCGAATCAACACATCATCTTCTCGGTGCGGTTTGGGCGTTAGAAGAGGGTGGAATGAGGAATGAAAAACTCATTGAACAAATTCAACAGGGAAAACGCCGCCCAAAAGGAAATCTCGTACCGCAGGCTCTTTGTTTCCATGCTAATCTTCCTCAAGCCTGTCGATTATCTTCTTTGCGCATTTCACGTATTGCCGTGCAGCCGAATTGGCAACAACGAGGAATCGGGCAAAATTTGATTGAGTTTTGCCTGAAAGCAAATGTAGATTTTCTTTCCGTGAGTTTTGGTTATACGAGGGAATTGGCGTGTTTTTGGCAAAAATGCGGTTTTGTTTTGGTGCATTTGGGGGAACATCAAGAAGCAAGCAGCGGTTGTTATTCGGCAATTGCTTTACGAGGCATTTCTGAACAAGGGCAGGAATTAGTGCAGATTGCACATCAACAATTTCAGCGAAATATCGGGCTTTCTTTTCATCCTTTAGCAGAAAATATAACGAATGAAAAAATGGATTGGTTGTTAGCCGAAGATGATTGGCAAAGTCTAAAAAACTTTGCCGATTTCCACCGCACTTTGTTCTCAACCATACCGGCAATTCGCCGTTTATTGAAAAATAAAGGGGAAGAAAATTTTCCGCATATTTTGGCGTATTTAACAAAAAAACAGTTTCCCTATGATAAGAAAAAAAGCGTAGAATGCTTTCGTTTAGAAATTAAACGATATTTAAAGGAACTTTTATGA
- a CDS encoding ATP-binding protein: MKNLKYFTQRYVDWVIKLGRIRFSLLGLFILAVFALSAQILLSLFITNRIDWIDLIRSIIFGLFTAPFAIYFFTVLVEQLERSRLDLSKTVFRLKNEVSDRIQAEKELSIALDKLEKNSRDKSTLLATISHELRTPLNGIIGLSRILLDDQLSIRQRNYLKTINVSAVSLGYIFSDIIDLDKLDAKRLELNLQPTDINTLLDDIRNFAVLMTEPKKLVFSLNVTTPLPDLLYLDRTRLSQILWNLINNAVKFTEQGKITLLVDFNDRKEELHFSLSDTGSGIEHSELSNIFKMYYQVKENSNRSAGSGIGLAISKSLAELMSGDLTVESQMGKGSTFHLNILAKKATSVMKNELINSLNLSVLLVEDIELNIIVAKSVLEKLGHRVDVAMNGQEAIQLFERNVYDIVLLDIKLPDMSGFDIAEHLRQKYEDGVYDFLPPLIAFTANVMQSEKEYLAKGMDGVLRKPLAIEELHQCLNHFFAIGDMENFIDREHESKFSYQSLDFSLINLLGDDQVKTNIELFNRIMPTYMTELHEAYKRYMNDHSLSLSVADIAHKIKGAAGSVGLVRVQKLAEKIQHNEDENWSINIEQWVEQLTQSWQENVKELKDYLKH, translated from the coding sequence ATGAAGAACCTCAAATATTTTACTCAGCGTTATGTTGATTGGGTCATTAAACTCGGGCGAATTCGTTTTTCTTTGCTCGGCTTGTTTATTCTTGCTGTTTTTGCCCTTAGCGCTCAAATTTTATTGAGCTTGTTTATCACAAATAGAATTGATTGGATAGATTTGATTCGTTCAATCATCTTTGGGCTTTTTACTGCACCTTTCGCTATTTATTTTTTTACGGTTTTGGTTGAACAGCTTGAACGCTCAAGATTAGATTTATCCAAAACCGTTTTCCGTTTGAAAAATGAAGTTTCCGATAGAATTCAGGCAGAAAAAGAGCTTTCTATTGCGCTAGATAAATTAGAAAAAAATAGCCGTGATAAAAGCACATTACTTGCAACTATTAGCCATGAGCTGCGCACGCCATTGAATGGAATTATAGGGTTAAGTCGAATTTTATTAGATGATCAACTTTCAATCCGGCAACGTAATTATTTAAAAACTATCAATGTAAGTGCGGTCAGTTTAGGCTATATTTTTAGTGATATTATTGATTTGGATAAACTTGATGCCAAGCGATTGGAGTTAAATTTACAACCAACGGATATTAACACTTTGCTTGATGACATTCGAAACTTTGCAGTGTTGATGACCGAACCTAAAAAATTAGTTTTCTCTTTAAATGTTACAACACCTTTACCTGATTTATTGTATTTGGATCGTACTCGATTGAGCCAAATTCTTTGGAATCTTATTAATAATGCTGTGAAATTTACCGAACAAGGGAAAATTACGCTTTTAGTCGATTTTAATGATAGAAAAGAAGAATTGCATTTTTCCTTAAGTGATACCGGAAGTGGAATTGAACATAGTGAACTGAGCAATATTTTTAAAATGTATTATCAGGTTAAAGAAAATAGTAACCGTTCAGCCGGTAGCGGTATCGGTTTAGCCATATCAAAAAGCCTTGCAGAATTAATGAGTGGGGATTTAACTGTAGAAAGTCAAATGGGGAAAGGATCAACTTTTCACTTGAATATTCTCGCAAAAAAAGCAACATCGGTGATGAAAAATGAATTAATTAATTCTCTAAATTTATCTGTCCTATTAGTCGAAGATATTGAACTAAATATTATTGTTGCAAAAAGCGTTTTAGAAAAATTAGGACATCGGGTTGATGTGGCAATGAACGGGCAAGAGGCAATCCAACTGTTTGAGCGTAATGTTTATGATATCGTATTGCTGGATATTAAACTGCCTGATATGTCGGGTTTTGATATTGCCGAGCATCTACGTCAAAAATATGAAGATGGTGTCTATGATTTTCTTCCCCCCCTTATCGCATTTACGGCTAATGTTATGCAAAGCGAAAAAGAATATCTGGCTAAGGGAATGGATGGGGTACTTCGTAAGCCTTTAGCGATTGAAGAATTACATCAATGTTTAAATCATTTTTTTGCGATAGGCGATATGGAAAACTTTATTGATAGGGAGCATGAATCTAAGTTTTCTTATCAATCCCTTGATTTTTCATTAATTAATTTATTAGGTGATGATCAGGTTAAGACAAATATTGAATTGTTTAATCGAATAATGCCGACTTATATGACAGAGCTTCACGAGGCTTATAAACGATATATGAATGATCATTCTTTATCCTTATCTGTTGCGGATATTGCCCATAAAATTAAAGGTGCGGCGGGCTCGGTCGGGCTGGTTCGTGTACAAAAATTAGCTGAAAAAATTCAACACAATGAGGACGAGAATTGGTCTATTAATATTGAGCAGTGGGTTGAGCAACTCACTCAATCTTGGCAAGAAAATGTGAAAGAGTTGAAAGATTATCTAAAACATTGA